The proteins below come from a single Sander vitreus isolate 19-12246 chromosome 15, sanVit1, whole genome shotgun sequence genomic window:
- the btr02 gene encoding bloodthirsty-related gene family, member 2, giving the protein MASTISLLPEKHFLCSLCSDIFTSPVTIPCGHSFCLSCLSHYWTRHQSKYCPHCKRLFADRPDLSVNRILAEVSHNYRTARPQKPPDEEMVIDVEQMIQERLQKIERLKYSLELQKSSYLREVRVSQKVFSALVHAMEKNHKAVVDAIEERQREEDKKVETLVKEIEQEIQELRKETTEPEPQIPVNSDQSDDTKQVTVNIVPTICPSEMKDWSKVTVETDPCVGVTRRALTDIMEKIKVEVNRLSKSELKRIEKYTVDVNLSAKTAHPFLSVSDDRKQVRHTDKLQEVPDHPKRFDRVANVLAKESFSSGRCYWEVEVGEKIEWNLGVVRQSINRKGKFTVCPANGFWTLSLKAGGQFIANTSPVMPLALEQRPWKVGVFLDYTEGRVSFYCAESGVHIHTFTDTFTDRLHPFFSPGRLHGGKNSAPLIISSSFCSI; this is encoded by the exons ATGGCCTCTACAATTAGCCTCCTGCCCGAGAAACACTTCTTGTGCTCTCTGTGTAGCGACATCTTCACCAGCCCAGTGACTATACCATGTGGACACAGTTTCTGCTTATCCTGTCTCAGCCACTACTGGACACGACACCAGTCCAAATACTGCCCCCACTGTAAGAGACTGTTTGCTGACAGACCTGACCTCAGCGTCAACCGCATTCTGGCAGAAGTCTCACACAACTACAGGACGGCTCGACCACAGAAACCACCCGATGAAGAAATG GTTATAGATGTTGAGCAAATGATTCAGGAAAGGCTGCAGAAGATAGAAAGGTTGAAATATTCTCTCGAGCTCCAAAAG AGCTCCTACCTCAGAGAAGTGCGAGTAAGCCAGAAGGTCTTCTCTGCCCTCGTACATGctatggaaaaaaatcacaaagcgGTGGTTGATGCAAttgaggagagacagagggaggaggatAAAAAAGTAGAAACATTGGTGAAAGAGATCGAACAGGAGATCCAGGAGCTGAGGAAGGAGACCACTGAACCTGAACCTCAGATTCCTGTAAACAGTGATCAAAGTGACGATACAAAGCAAGTTACTGTG AACATTGTTCCCACAATATGCCCCTCTGAGATGAAGGATTGGTCCAAGGTTACCGTAGAAACTGACCCTTGTGTTGGGGTCACCAGACGAGCACTGACAGACATAATGGAAAAGATAAAGGTAGAAGTCAACAGGCTCTCCAAATCTG AACTTAAGCGAATAGAGAAATACACAG TGGATGTCAATCTGAGCGCGAAGACGGCCCAccccttcctctctgtctcagaTGACAGAAAACAGGTGAGACACACGGACAAGCTTCAGGAGGTACCAGATCACCCCAAGCGGTTTGACCGCGTGGCGAACGTGCTGGCCAAAGAAAGCTTCAGCAGTGGGAGGTGCTACTGGGAGGTGGAGGTCGGGGAGAAGATCGAGTGGAATCTGGGTGTTGTCAGACAGTCCATAAACAGGAAGGGCAAGTTCACAGTCTGCCCTGCAAATGGTTTCTGGACTTTAAGCCTGAAGGCTGGAGGCCAGTTTATTGCCAACACCTCTCCTGTCATGCCATTGGCACTCGAGCAGAGACCCTGGAAAGTGGGCGTGTTTCTGGACTACACAGAAGGCCGTGTGTCCTTCTACTGCGCAGAATCTGGAGTCCACATTCACACCTTCACAGATACATTTACTGACAGGCTTCATCCATTCTTCAGTCCTGGTCGCCTGCATGGGGGCAAAAATAGTGCTCCCCTAATCATCTCCTCTAGTTTCTGCAGCATTTAA